In a genomic window of Acetonema longum DSM 6540:
- the nuoF gene encoding NADH-quinone oxidoreductase subunit NuoF — translation MQHIRAHVLICAGTGCVSSGSKKVETALRDELVKKGLDQEIKVVETGCHGFCEMGPILIVYPEGVFYCRVQPEDVPELVDSHLYKGRIVERLLYREPVSHEKIPNYNDIAFYKKQHRMVLANCGHINPEEIGEYIAAGGYEALAKALTVMKPVEVVAEMKKSGLRGRGGGGFPTGTKWEFTRNAAGDKKYVVCNADEGDPGAFMDRSVLEGDPHRVIEGMAICGYTIGADEGYIYVRAEYPLAIKRLRIAMKQAEEMGLIGDNIFNSGFNFHLKIKEGAGAFVCGEETALLHSIEGKRGMPRPRPPFPAIAGLWGKPTNINNVETFANVPQIITKGADWYASIGTERSKGTKVFALTGKINNTGLAEVPMGITMREIIYEIGGGIPNGKKYKAVQIGGPSGGCLPEQLLDLPVDYDSLIQAGAMMGSGGLVVMDETTCMVDIAKFFLNFTQSESCGKCTPCREGTKRMLEILNRITEGKGQENDIDLLEEMAKNIKATALCGLGQTAPNPVLSTLRYFRAEYEAHIKEKRCPAGACKSLSGYQITELCKGCGLCKKVCPVDAISGEVKAIHSMDQAKCIKCGACFAKCPFKAIVKG, via the coding sequence GATCAGGAAATAAAAGTGGTTGAAACCGGCTGCCACGGCTTCTGTGAGATGGGGCCGATTCTGATCGTGTATCCGGAAGGTGTTTTTTATTGCCGGGTGCAGCCGGAAGACGTGCCTGAACTGGTAGACTCCCATTTATACAAGGGCCGTATTGTCGAAAGGCTCTTATACCGTGAACCGGTATCCCACGAAAAGATTCCGAATTATAATGATATTGCTTTCTATAAAAAACAACACAGGATGGTACTGGCCAATTGCGGCCATATCAATCCGGAGGAAATCGGAGAATATATCGCTGCCGGCGGCTATGAAGCCCTGGCTAAGGCTCTGACAGTTATGAAGCCCGTCGAGGTTGTCGCCGAAATGAAAAAATCCGGCTTGCGCGGCCGGGGAGGCGGCGGTTTCCCTACCGGCACGAAATGGGAGTTCACCCGTAATGCTGCCGGTGACAAAAAATACGTGGTCTGTAACGCAGACGAAGGAGATCCGGGCGCTTTCATGGATCGCAGCGTTTTAGAGGGAGACCCTCACCGGGTGATTGAGGGCATGGCTATCTGCGGTTATACCATAGGTGCGGATGAAGGCTATATTTATGTGCGGGCTGAATATCCATTGGCTATCAAACGCCTGCGCATCGCTATGAAACAGGCGGAAGAAATGGGCCTGATCGGCGATAATATTTTTAATTCCGGTTTTAATTTTCATCTGAAAATCAAAGAAGGAGCCGGCGCTTTTGTCTGCGGTGAAGAAACGGCGCTGCTGCATTCCATTGAAGGAAAACGCGGCATGCCCCGACCCCGTCCTCCATTTCCGGCCATTGCCGGCTTGTGGGGTAAACCGACCAATATTAACAACGTAGAGACTTTTGCCAATGTACCTCAGATCATCACCAAAGGCGCCGATTGGTATGCTTCCATTGGCACCGAGCGCAGCAAAGGCACCAAAGTCTTCGCCTTAACCGGCAAAATTAACAATACCGGCCTGGCGGAAGTGCCCATGGGGATTACTATGCGGGAAATCATCTATGAAATCGGCGGCGGCATTCCCAACGGCAAAAAATATAAAGCCGTGCAAATCGGCGGCCCTTCCGGAGGCTGTCTGCCAGAACAGCTTTTGGACCTGCCGGTGGACTATGACTCCCTGATTCAGGCCGGAGCGATGATGGGTTCCGGCGGTTTGGTGGTCATGGATGAGACCACCTGCATGGTGGATATCGCCAAGTTTTTCCTGAACTTCACTCAGTCTGAATCTTGCGGCAAGTGTACCCCCTGCCGCGAAGGGACGAAACGGATGCTGGAAATTCTCAACCGCATTACCGAAGGCAAGGGCCAGGAAAACGATATTGATCTCCTGGAGGAAATGGCCAAAAACATCAAGGCCACTGCCTTGTGTGGCTTGGGGCAGACCGCTCCCAATCCGGTGCTGAGCACATTGCGCTATTTCCGGGCGGAATATGAAGCCCATATTAAGGAAAAACGCTGTCCGGCAGGAGCTTGCAAAAGCCTTTCCGGGTATCAGATCACCGAATTATGCAAAGGCTGTGGCCTGTGCAAGAAGGTCTGCCCGGTAGACGCGATTAGCGGCGAAGTCAAAGCAATACACAGTATGGATCAGGCCAAATGCATCAAATGCGGTGCTTGTTTTGCCAAATGCCCCTTTAAAGCGATCGTCAAGGGATAA